A portion of the Candida dubliniensis CD36 chromosome R, complete sequence genome contains these proteins:
- a CDS encoding protease, putative (Similar to S. cerevisiae AXL1), whose product MDCFFSATTLQTNFKKPLIEQYNNKSYKYIQLNNNGLKVLLISDPGINNHFTCSMTIEDFGSFNDPMNYLGLTHLLEHLIIFNHYQFINQLKKMGGDINGYTMGDFMNIYFDVMINKKEEEENKEDNEDEYYHQLNSILIKFSQLFNPSTKNNNGGIIMGKGKGMGLGNMVNDKKLIIGEINSINEEHQLNITDDDKILYHGLRLLSNVNHPFNKFATGNKSTLSIENNNNSNSNSNYNTKKLSFNQFINKLKLKNLLNNHLQYFLQPSNMILIVKSKLSLIKLQNLVINSFSKLKNNQKLALLRNMSLIDSPPPPQQQQLFTKYNQILHIYRNGNGSNSSISSLLTNHQQRLQTIKIRLILPLTLRNNNYANSLLYENIWCNLIGDESINSLSYYLKHQHQNQQINLINSIFVFGQYICKLNKLLLIDITTTNNQCQKFITSYYNNNNNNNNKTNEGKLNIVINHLIDSIWKFINQLIDNKNRSMLINCLNQYYKIFKFNLIFQQGGNEGSLISNCKAQSIDEILNLSELLIYKDIPIEDLPLGNKYPLQNNDDNNDESINVDEFIYQTTKIFDINKLNVILMTIDSSNTGKNGNLINTNYDSFNNNDSDSGGGGGGGDRIPIKTDPYYLFDYRIDVFDISRDIYNSMLISKYPYFEILQSTKTTTTTTSNDDDDLFIPFTNSQLDNIVINNKSIYKQSISTLLSLPSVPPLIKSPQLILSNSNHKLWYINKPSNGIGSMLPSSSIITKFNAILDITTISFQIIIDDTINYNQDADTDADDDDNFIDIKIKNFIIIELIGEYLGKFLYYEFYKISQYYLYSWSIQYNHLINSSITIILSGPNSNIHNVLLKFIQYIYQLLFNATTTTTKSNDYGNRRIIDYKLLVELKNKIRFKYKNYNNENENEDEDRINDGDDCLKKIIDSSIMILENDIWTIEQRIDALNLIEINDIICLMKVIVIGKDYIFTNVLISTSMDNSNVKKLNQIIMNQWDKDKSTKITNILNPQLKSLSRILMPGGNELFKYKQNTSNINKNVVVYNYIQIFHQRRPPPPPPAAPPTSLLTDTRLDQFYYKFILFKFINYFIQQKFNYQFRIINQIGYMIYSGIRINKQTMGLYFYISTTTTKNGSNDIIYQKILDQLNQFLYQLELELELELELELGLTSNNKTQSGKLLEYIESFINLINKRTHNNNPYNHEDITTNIYNSSIDDDETIGGGGGGYGGGLPINLLLESSTNHKSDNFNISSTISLLKHQIYWESIITGNYQQQQQQQQQQQQQQKKEVTRKLNIINLYEILTPKNIIKFYKSKISINSQSKSSISIVLH is encoded by the coding sequence ATGGATTGCTTTTTCTCAGCGACAACATTAcaaacaaatttcaaaaaaccattaattgaacaatataataataaatcctataaatatattcaattaaataataatgggttaaaagtattattaatatctGATCCTGGTATAAATAATCATTTCACATGTTCAATGACCATTGAAGATTTTGGTAGTTTTAATGATCCAATGAATTATTTAGGTTTAACTCATCTTTTAGaacatttaataattttcaatcattatcaatttattaatcaattgaaaaaaatgggTGGAGATATTAATGGGTATACTATGGGTGATTTtatgaatatatattttgatgtaatgataaacaaaaaagaagaagaagaaaacaaagaggataatgaagatgaatattatcatcaattgaattcaatattgataaaatttagTCAATTGTTTAATCCAAgtacaaaaaataataatggtggtATAATCATGGGTAAGGGTAAGGGTATGGGTTTAGGCAATATGgttaatgataaaaaattgattattggtgagattaattcaattaatgaagaacatcaattgaatataactgatgatgataaaatattatatcATGGATTAAGATTATTGAGTAATGTTAATCATccattcaataaatttgcCACAGGTAATAAATCAACTCTTTCAATAgaaaataacaacaacagcaatagCAATAGCAATTACAATACTAAAAAACTAtcattcaatcaatttataaataaattgaaattgaaaaatttattaaataatcatttacaatattttttaCAACCTTCAAATATGATATTAATTGTGAAAAgtaaattatcattaataaaattacaaaatttgGTGATTAATAGTTTTCTGAAActtaaaaataatcaaaaactAGCATTATTAAGAAATATGTCACTCATAGattcaccaccaccaccacaacaacaacaacttttcacgaaatataatcaaatattacATATCTATCGAAATGGAAATGGTTCAAATTCATCgatttcttcattattaacaaatcatcaacaaagaTTACAAACTATAAAGATTCGATTAATCCTTCCATTAACATTAAGGAACAACAATTATGcaaattctttattataTGAGAATATTTGGTGTAATTTAATTGGtgatgaatcaattaattccttaagttattatttaaagcatcaacaccaaaaccaacaaatcaatttaatcaattcaatatttgtatttggacaatatatttgtaaattaaataaattattattaattgatataacTACAACCAATAATCAATGTCAAAAATTCATAACATCTTactataataataataataataataataataaaaccaatgaaggaaaattaaatattgttataaatcatttaattgatagtatttggaaatttattaatcaattaatagaTAATAAGAATAGATCAATGttgatcaattgtttaaatcaatattataagatttttaaatttaatttaatttttcaacaaggAGGAAATGAAGgatcattaatttcaaattgtaaGGCACAAtctattgatgaaatattaaatttatcagaattattgatttataaagatattccaattgaagatttacCATTAGGAAATAAATATCCACttcaaaataatgatgataataatgatgaaagtattaatgttgatgaatttatttatcaaactacaaaaatttttgatattaataaactTAATGTTATACTTATGACTATTGATTCCTCTAATACTGGTAAAAATGGGAATCTCATTAATACCAATTAtgattcatttaataataatgacaGCGACAGTGGCGGTGGCGGTGGCGGTGGTGACAGGATACCTATTAAGACTGATCcatattatttgtttgattaTAGAATAGATGTGTTTGATATTAGTAGAGACATTTATAATTCAATGTTGATATCCAAATATCCctattttgaaatattgCAATCAACtaaaaccaccaccaccaccaccagtaatgacgatgatgatttatttatccCATTTACTAATTCACAATTAGATAATATTgtaatcaataataaatcaatttataaacAACTGATCCTGACCTTGCTATCGCTACCAAGTGTGCCACCCTTAATTAAATCACcacaattaattttaagtaattcaaatcataaaTTATGGTATATTAACAAACCTAGTAATGGAATTGGATCTATGTTACCCCTGCTGTCAATTATCACCAAATTTAATGCAATTTTAGATATAACAAccatttcttttcaaataattattgatgatactATCAATTATAATCAAGATGCTGATACTGATGCtgacgatgatgataatttcattgatattaaaattaagaattttataattattgaattaattggaGAATATTTAGgtaaatttttatattatgaattttataaaatttctcaatattatttatattcatggtcaattcaatataatcatttaataaattcatcaataacaatTATTTTACTGGgaccaaattcaaatattcataatgtattattaaaatttattcaatatatttatcaattattatttaatgccaccacaacaacaacaaaaagtaATGATTATGGTAATAGaagaattattgattataaattattggttgagttgaaaaataaaatacgattcaaatataaaaattataataatgaaaatgaaaatgaagatgaagatagAATAAATGATGGGGATGATTGtttgaagaaaattattgatagtAGTATAATGATATTAGAAAATGATATTTGGACAATTGAACAAAGAATAGATgcattaaatttaattgaaattaatgatattatttgtttaatgaaagttattgttattggtaaagattatatttttaCAAATGTTTTAATATCTACTTCAATGGATAATTCTAAtgtgaaaaaattaaatcaaataattatgAATCAATGGGATAAAGATAAATCCACAAAAATAACTAATATTTTAAATCCacaattgaaatcattaaGTAGAATTTTGATGCCTGGTGgaaatgaattatttaaatataaacaaaatactagtaatatcaacaaaaatgtTGTggtttataattatattcaaattttccaTCAACGGAgacctcctcctcctcctcctgCTGCTCCACCTACATCGTTGTTAACTGATACTAGATTagatcaattttattataaattcattttatttaaattcataaattatttcattcaacaaaaattcaattatcaatttcgaataattaatcaaattggaTATATGATTTATTCAGGGATAAGAatcaataaacaaacaatgggattatatttttatatctcaacaacaacaaccaaaaatgGTTCTAATGACAtcatttatcaaaaaattttggatcaattgaatcaatttttatatcaattagaattagaattagaattagaattggaattggaattgggATTGAcatctaataataaaaccCAATCAggaaaattattagaatatattgaatcattcattaatttaatcaataaaaGAACCCATAATAATAACCCCTACAATCATGAAGATATTACCACCAACATTTACAATAGTAGTATTGACGATGATGAGACTAtcggtggtggtggtggtggttatGGTGGTGGGTtaccaattaatttattacttGAATCATCAACTAATCATAAAAgtgataattttaatatttcttctactatttctttattaaaacatcaaatatattgggaatcaataattactgggaattatcaacaacaacaacaacaacaacaacaacaacaacaacaacaaaagaaagaagtaACAAGGAAActtaatatcattaatttatatgaaattttaactccaaaaaatattatcaaattttataaatcaaaaatatcaataaattcacaatcaaaatcatcaatttcaatagtTTTACATTGA
- a CDS encoding U4/U6 small nuclear ribonucleoprotein, putative (Similar to S. cerevisiae PRP4) has product MEVDKIDHEIEEELVEKEEEEEDEVYYTPGPKELYDVRLKILNYSLKQSANRLQKLRQLKQSATTTKTSTTTTTKIPSQDEINILKSRRQLNSNLSKYEIYGSQFIPGNTRTISNIKISNNDKYIACGSWDGSINILNNQDLSIFKTTSTSSSSSSSSLSQVSHTEKVSGLSWNNDSSRLVSGGNEGMINIWDVNDNSDDDDNLLSSIVSIKAAHNDRITKTMFHPIDNLIISTSFDQTWKLWDLNKLSPPQQQNDPPQCLMEQEGHSKPVFTGSIHPDGGLFMSGGLDGIVHIWDLRSGRSIVTLQKHMAGIYCLDWSPNGYQFVTGSGDCSLKIWDLRKLGNNNNELYSIPAHTKLITDVKFYHQGKDVIQKQKQKQKQQEQILGPEFNNGKFLVSCSYDGDVNIWSSDNWIKIKSLKGHTDKVMSCDINSTGEWIVSSGWDRSIKLWKQ; this is encoded by the coding sequence ATGGAAGTTGACAAGATAGATCATGAAATAGAGGAAGAACTAGTAGAAaaggaagaggaagaagaggatGAAGTTTATTATACTCCAGGACCTAAAGAATTATATGATGTCagattaaaaatattaaattattcaTTGAAACAATCAGCTAATCGATTACAAAAACTTCGTCAGCTAAAACAATctgccaccaccaccaaaacaTCGACCACCACTACAACCAAAATACCATCACAAgatgaaataaatatattaaaatcaagacgacaattaaattcaaatctatcaaaatatgaaatttaTGGATCTCAATTCATACCAGGAAATACAAgaacaatatcaaatatcaaaatatctaataatgataaatatattgCTTGTGGATCATGGGATGgttcaataaatatattaaataatcaagatttatcaatttttaaaacaacatcaacatcatcatcatcatcatcatcatcattgtcACAAGTTTCACATACTGAAAAAGTATCAGGTTTAAGTTGGAATAATGATAGTAGTCGATTAGTATCAGGAGGAAATGAAGGAATGATTAATATTTGGGATGTTAATGACAatagtgatgatgatgataatttattatcatcaatagtTTCAATTAAAGCGGCTCATAATGATAGAATTACGAAAACAATGTTTCATCCAATTGATAATCTTATTATTTCTACATCATTTGATCAAACTTGGAAATTATGggatttgaataaattatcaccaccacaacaacaaaatgaCCCACCACAATGTTTGATGGAACAAGAAGGTCATTCTAAACCAGTTTTCACAGGATCAATTCATCCTGATGGTGGATTATTTATGAGTGGTGGACTTGATGGTATAGTTCATATTTGGGATTTACGATCAGGTAGATCAATTGTAACTTTACAAAAACACATGGCTGGAATATATTGTTTAGATTGGTCACCTAATGGATATCAATTTGTTACTGGTAGTGGTGATTGTAGTTTAAAAATTTGGGATTTAAGAAAACTTGggaacaataataatgaattatattCTATACCTGCTCATACTAAATTGATTACTGATGttaaattttatcatcaagGTAAAGATGTAATacagaaacaaaaacaaaaacaaaaacaacaagaacaaataTTGGGACCAGAATTTAATAATGGGAAATTTTTGGTAAGTTGTTCATATGATGGTGATGTTAATATTTGGTCAAGTGATAATTggattaaaattaaaagttTGAAAGGTCATACTGATAAAGTAATGAGTTGTGATATTAATAGTACTGGTGAATGGATAGTAAGTAGTGGTTGGGATAGATCAATAAAACTATGGAAACAATAG
- a CDS encoding histone deacetylase complex subunit, putative (Similar to S. cerevisiae HDA3), producing the protein MDLRKILDTTPEPPIIEPDIPNINYSGDYQLPTPMYDFQKELTDQIISLHYPDILKYCELNDRRNIIVKSLDICLENCQLVSNHPYLLIDHYMPKNLTFKQLPDKLAETSGKFNVFKDLINVLINEENNYSVNIGVVINNKKNLFDLIDAILLGCSRTNNNNVTVIRYSGNNVLRESKKKAQNKTTTTATTTSNTKKTKKKAATTTTNNQKNSTTEEIEKKTSTIHLIPHDGKISKGKPNLEEVKFDLLIVFDGSVDTESDFFKSLRIQNRIVKSNRGRPPTRGHPPTRGRPPTRGRPPTRGRPSTRGRPSTRGRPPLNRNSSSSTTTTTTATTTATTTATTTATTKTNLPPCAIIRLVPTRTIEHVKLYYEQDKDQPDYLYKVISSIVCLRDSIGELAPDIYPIYHQKLTYFSDRFFDKLFQPPSTTNTTTNTTNTTKKRGKQKKEDKLKYPGWPLPDLPKIGKFTIQDVERSLLTEARFHYTPYDSNPNYLNNDNSSRDKKDEIKPTYYESKRLKSEYITNPLKNSYDMLTGISRGTNHEPKILTHKLILQLNEAFMKWDLLKKEVDSYNRFHNDEWQNNKVGRRDHILKSTMEGIENDVKQCQFRIDCTNKSIINKSHELEEIKSEIKQKQLQLENFKSSNSESTTTTTAAPSTGTRKEKKSQRKKLNKPEQECERKQQFINNQFKIWELQEQMNDYINKIELKNNENEFALQEYKNSLKSIDESTKEIEIITNQYNKNKRKFDELMENQVPFDNKQFKIKKRKLLNRIKHQSIINESLKFKLNNSFRFLNDTKHLKKRKGRGGITGK; encoded by the coding sequence atggatttACGGAAGATTTTGGATACAACTCCTGAACCACCAATCATTGAACCTGATATtccaaatatcaattattcTGGAGATTATCAATTACCTACACCAATGTATgattttcaaaaagaattaacaGATCAAATCATATCATTACATTATCctgatattttgaaatattgtGAATTAAATGATCGACgaaatattattgttaaatCATTAGATATTTGTCTTGAAAATTGTCAATTAGTTAGTAATCATccttatttattaattgatcattATATGCCGAAAAATTTAACTTTTAAACAATTACCGGATAAATTAGCTGAAACTAGTGGGAAATTTAATGTTTTCaaagatttaattaatgttttaatcaatgaagaaaataattatcTGGTTAATATTGGAGttgttattaataataaaaaaaatttatttgatttaattgatgcTATATTATTAGGATGTTCTagaacaaataataataatgtaaCGGTGATACGATATTCTGGTAATAATGTTTTACGAGAAtctaaaaagaaagctcaaaataaaactacAACAACTGCTACCACTACTAGTAACACCAAAAAGACTAAGAAGAAAgctgctactactactacaaacaatcaaaagaaTTCTACAACGGaggaaattgaaaaaaagacaTCAACGATTCATTTAATTCCTCATGATGGGAAAATAAGTAAAGGTAAACCAAATTTAGAAGAagttaaatttgatttactAATAGTTTTCGATGGTTCAGTTGATACAGAAagtgattttttcaaatcattaagAATTCAAAATCGGATTGTAAAACTGAATCGAGGTCGTCCTCCGACTCGTGGTCATCCTCCGACTCGTGGTAGACCTCCGACTCGTGGTAGACCTCCGACTCGTGGTCGGCCTCTGACTCGTGGTAGACCTCTGACTCGTGGTCGGCCTCCTCTTAATAGAAATTCCAGTAGTAGTACCACGACCACCACGACCGCCACCACGACCGCCACCACGACCGCCACCACGACCGCCACCACGAAGACAAATTTACCACCATGTGCTATTATTAGATTAGTACCAACAAGAACTATTGAACATGTGAAACTTTATTATGAACAAGATAAAGATCAACCtgattatttatataaagtgatttcatcaattgtttgtttacGAGATTCTATTGGAGAATTAGCACCAGATATTTAtccaatttatcatcaaaaaTTGACTTATTTTTCCGATAGATTctttgataaattgtttcaacCACCATCtaccaccaacaccaccaccaacaccaccaacaccacAAAAAAGAGAGGTAAGcagaagaaagaagataAACTCAAATACCCTGGATGGCCATTACCTGATTTACCCAAGATTGGTAAATTTACTATTCAAGATGTTGAACGATCATTATTAACTGAAGCTCGATTTCATTATACTCCATATGATTCTAATCctaattatttaaataatgataattcatcaaGAGATAAAAAAGATGAAATAAAACCAACGTATTATGAACTGAAAAGATTAAAACTGGAATATATTACTAatccattgaaaaattcttaTGATATGTTAACTGGGATTTCTAGAGGAACCAATCATGAGCCCAAAATTTTAACTcataaattgatattacaATTAAATGAGGCATTTATGAAATGGGATCtattgaagaaagaagTTGATTCATATAATAGGTTTCATAATGATGAATGgcaaaataataaagttGGTAGACGAGATCatatattgaaatcaaCTATGGaaggaattgaaaatgatgtAAAACAATGTCAATTTCGAATTGATTGTACTAATAAATccataattaataaatcccatgaattagaagaaattaaatcagaaattaaacaaaaacaattacaattagaaaattttaaatccAGCAACAGCGAGagtaccaccaccaccaccgccGCCCCCAGCACTGGTACTAGAAAGGAGAAGAAATCccaaagaaagaaacttAATAAACCTGAACAAGAATGTGAacgaaaacaacaatttattaataatcaatttaaaatatgggaattacaagaacaaatgaatgattatattaataaaattgaattaaaaaataatgaaaatgaatttgctttacaagaatataaaaatagtttaaaatcaattgatgaatcaactaaagaaattgaaattataactaatcaatataataagaataaacggaaatttgatgaattaatgGAAAATCAAGTaccatttgataataaacaatttaaaattaaaaaaaggaaattgttgaatagAATTAaacatcaatcaataattaatgaatcattaaaatttaagttaaataattcatttagatttttaaatgatactaaacatttgaaaaagagGAAAGGTCGAGGAGGAATAACTGgcaaataa
- a CDS encoding probable electron transfer flavoprotein subunit beta, putative: MSSKLRILVPVKRVIDFAIKPRINKTGTGIETKGVKFSINPFCDIALEESLRLRENNQDLVENIHAVSIGPLKSQDILRTALAKGADNSTLIETTTDNDVEPLQVAKLIKKIVEKEKSNLVILGKQSIDDDFNQTGQILAGLLNWPQATNASKIEINPDQNNEVFVTREIDGGEDILKSKLPMIITTDLRLNEPRYASLQNIMKAKKKPLNKLKPQDLGIDKIENKLEILKIEEPPSRQAGVKVENVDQLIEKLKELKAI; the protein is encoded by the coding sequence ATGTCTTCTAAATTGAGAATTTTAGTACCTGTGAAAAgagttattgattttgccATTAAACCAAGAATCAACAAAACTGGTACTGGTATAGAAACCAAGGGAGTTAAATTCAGTATTAATCCATTTTGTGATATTGCTTTAGAAGAATCATTAAGACTTCGAGAAAATAATCAAGATTTAGTAGAAAATATTCATGCGGTCTCAATTGGTCCATTAAAATCTCAAGATATTTTACGTACTGCTTTAGCTAAAGGAGCAGATAATTCTAcattaattgaaacaacTACTGATAATGATGTTGAACCATTACAAGTTgctaaattaattaaaaaaattgttgaaaaggAGAAATCTAATTTAGTTATTTTAGGGaaacaatcaattgatgatgattttaatcAAACTGGACAAATATTAGCAGGATTATTGAATTGGCCTCAAGCTACCAATGcatcaaaaattgaaattaaccctgatcaaaataatgaagTTTTTGTCACTAGAGAAATTGATGGTGGTGaagatattttgaaaagtaAATTACCAATGATTATAACTACTGATTTAAGATTAAATGAACCAAGATATGCATCATTACAAAATATTATGAAAgctaaaaagaaaccattaaataaattgaaaccaCAAGATTTAggtattgataaaattgaaaataaattggaaattttgaaaattgaagaacCTCCAAGTAGACAAGCAGGTgttaaagttgaaaatgttgatcaattaattgaaaaattaaaagaattaaaagcTATCTAA